The following is a genomic window from Polypterus senegalus isolate Bchr_013 chromosome 9, ASM1683550v1, whole genome shotgun sequence.
AGCGCGACCGTCATACCTCCTCGGTTCCCAGTAGTTTCGGTCGCCGGCTCCTGTGTTTCTTCGGCGAATGTTGGGTCGAGTAAATAGTCGCTGCCTTCTTGTCGAAGAGAACAGCCAAGCACCAGGTCGTACATCTCGATCCCTGCGTCGGCCAGCGCGAGCGACGCGCAAGTGACAGCATGAGCCAAAGCCGAGCCATCGTTCTCCAAAACGAGAACACTGACATCGATCTGGGAACGCGGGTACCTGTGCAGGCAGACCCCTGGCTGCAGGCTCTCCAGTAGGGCCAGGCTCAGATCCTTCTCCTGCGTACTCTGGATCCAGCCGCATCTTTTCGCGCAGGAAAAGGGGGCGAAGCGGAAGGTGCAAACCAGCCTCCCAAACTTCATGTCGGTCTCATCCTTCCTCTCGGTCTCCCGTGGGCCATAGACGGAACAAATGAGTTTTGTCTTCCCTGATTCGATGTAGGCCGAGCCCTTGGCTTGACTAACCAGTCCACAACGAGCGAATATCGGCCGCACATCAACTTGCCCCTTTCGTCTGCCGTCTTCCCGTCCATCTGGCGGAGACTGCTGTTCCTGTTCCACAAAAAGCCATGGGCTTTGCGACTCCTCTGGCCCTCGCAATCTTTTCGTATCCACCGGCATTGCAAGAAGTTACCATTCAGCGCAAGCGAGATGATCAACGTGAATCGTAATGTGGAAAAAGAGTTGCTCTTAGTATTCGCTTTTAACTTTGTTACTGCCATCTACTGTATGGGAGAGGTATCGCTCGTCTATTTTCCGAACCAAGTAttgatattgtagcgacccgtggaggagtcttttaagatttcgagccgaactctgccgtgcacctctccgaagctgtcggctagcggcttgccagcgtcatgcacgcaactgcacccagctctttaagaaagagaacactcgtgccccatacaacgcacgactccgagtgtctcggtagtttgcttagataaaatcttagcaataaaacagctctgtcctgttgtatctttttattacagaagatagtcagaaacaaaagctcaacattactgcgcggccattgccaaggtcaagcacgaagacacatttcaataaattggtactttttacaaaataaataaccccggacggcgataacccaaacccacccaaccaattaaatacaaacacaccattatttacaacacaaatgacaatacgtaaattccgacatacaataagctttttataaattacccataatttccccgcaaactatttacataaattacccatgaggcgtcactccgccagcgcttgctgccgggttgttacaatataaatAACGAATGTATTCaaataccataccatttttaaaCCCGCTTAATTCACAGCTGGGCTCTAGACAGGAACGATCCcgtgaacagggcaccagtccatcgcagggtgtaCACACTCACATACATGAGCACACCACACGCACACGCACTCACACTAGGCCCAACTCAGAATTACCGAgcaacctaacctgcacgtctttggactgtgggagaacccGGGACTCAAACCCTGATCTCTTCAATGCAACTCTACATTGACCATATTTTCTGTAATTCAAAATATGAacagtacaataaatatataaattgccAATAACTACTAATTGTGTTAATCTCTTCATTTACCTTGCAAAATTCTCTGTTCATGAAATTagatttacatgtatttgcctagcagatgcttttatacaAATCAACTTACAAaacaggtcaacataatcaaacaATTGAGAACAGTGTTATTGGACAAGGATACAAACATCGATCATCAGTAAAGAACtctgaacaaaatacaagctagtTACAATTTCTAGGATTTAAAGCCTAACAGCTATGGTTTGATGGAAATTCACAAAACAAGAgtcttcaaacgcttcttaaacacattgagcaGGTCAGAGTTTTGAATGGAAGTGTGCAGCTCCTTCTGACAGTCAGAAGCTACACATCAAAAGATTCTGAATTGATATTTGATTACCATCCTTACAACTCCATAAAATTTAATTATGACAATGGACCTATTACTAGCTGATATGCTTGACATATCTCATTTTCAGTGGaaattttaaatttggatttaatttcacattagatgtgaattttttagatgtttattttttgcaCTAGCACCCTTCAAATTCTAGTTATGCCACTGCACATTGGCAATTCCTCATCAGCTCTTCTCTAGCAGGTCACCTCCCTTTATGGACTCAACAATTGCTACTACACTTCTATCTGGCATCTCTCCAAACAACCTGTAGAGAAGACTGCTTTTTCTAGAAAGTTATCTGTAGGTGTTAGTCCTAGTAGCTTCCCCAAACCAACCCTGGACCTATCTCAGTACCTGTACTTAGTCTG
Proteins encoded in this region:
- the exosc6 gene encoding exosome complex component MTR3 — encoded protein: MPVDTKRLRGPEESQSPWLFVEQEQQSPPDGREDGRRKGQVDVRPIFARCGLVSQAKGSAYIESGKTKLICSVYGPRETERKDETDMKFGRLVCTFRFAPFSCAKRCGWIQSTQEKDLSLALLESLQPGVCLHRYPRSQIDVSVLVLENDGSALAHAVTCASLALADAGIEMYDLVLGCSLRQEGSDYLLDPTFAEETQEPATETTGNRGGMTVALLPSLNQVSGLLCSGDLEQQPLVEAVAACIEGCQRIYSVAQRCLQTAVKKKNPPPDG